In the Ammospiza caudacuta isolate bAmmCau1 chromosome 4, bAmmCau1.pri, whole genome shotgun sequence genome, ATAAGAACTTGTATTCTAACAACCTTTAACATGTTTTAACCTTAACTGGAcacctttatttatttattttttaagactGAAGGTTAAAAACATTGTCCAGCTGTATTTTTACTGGGAGACTGCTCCTGAGGGATGGCTCACAGCTGCTCATGGAAAATGGACTTAAGCCCATGAATGGTTACAACTGCACAGAATTGAATGGAATGCCATGACTTTAGAAATATTATTGTAGAACCACCTTCTTTGCCTTGCACCCATCATATCCTTAAATATTCAAGTGTGAACATTGTGATTATAAACTCTAAAAAATAATGGCATGGGTGAAATTCCTAAGAAAACCTGGGGGTAACCTTGGAAAAGTTTATCAGCCTGGAAGTATCCTGTCCCTGGCCCCTACAAAAGGCTTATTAAACGAACCTGGACAAAACAGCTGCTTTCTTAATAGTGCTGTTCAGGTAAGAAAAAACTTCATCTATTAAACATTTTTTGAGTAGGCTTTCCTGAGTGTGTGTGGGAAGTAAAAATGGCAATTGTAGGAATAAGACACTGTTATGAAGGTAATTTTATTCAGCATTTAGCTGTAAAGTGTTGaaagttttaatattttattttgcacaaAATTTCATTTGCATGCATCAAGAATATCTGAAAAACTGTCCTTTTGTATTTGAAAATGTAGGAGTTAGAACTTTAAAACTTTCTTCTTGGATTTTAGAAGTAATGTTTCTGTCAAGCATAGCAAAATAACTTCGAAAATTGATATGACACATTTTTATGTGGGTCAACAATTACTGCTTGTATTGACTAGGACACTATTTTTATTAAGATCTCATTTTCTCAGAATCAGCACATGAGCAAGCCTGTGATGCTGGGATATATCAGAATATGCACATATAGTGAGGGCTTTGATTCTAATGTTAGCAAAGATTTGTGGAATTAGAATAGGAGATGCTCTTGGTACCCAAGAAATATGACTTGGAATTCTTCTTCTAAGAGGAATTCTTCTAAGAATTCTACCTTCTAAGGTACTTCTTTTAATGCTCAGATTTTGGATCTGAATGTTTTTAAATTGTACAGAATGATTTCTCAAACTGGCAGAGGACTTAATAGACATGGACTTCATAAAGTCTTCCTAAAAATTGGAAGACTTAAAATTGGCATGGATTTAAAACTTGGAGATGTGAGAGGTATAGCTATGTGGTGTGTATAGTAGCTGTatgtatttcaaataaaattgtACTGTGGTTTTAGTGGAGTGTTGGCTGTTTTGCATCCAATGGGAGCAGCATGACCTATATTCTCCTGCAGTTCTGCTATTTTCACATAGGTGCCCTAAAATGAAGCCCTAAGTAATTTTTAGTTCTACTTTCAGACAATCCTACAATTCACAACCCAGTGCTGTTTATCAAGCAGGGGCAGATGGTTGGTGACTGCTCTTTTACAAGGAAGAATgtgttcctttcttttcttttaaccTCTGCTCCACCTTCAGAACTGAGCTTTGGACTTTTGGTTTCCAACACATCCTATTTCATTTTAGCTTTTATGTTTATAGATAGGATATCTTTTCCCCCCTGAATTTGCAGCTGTTGGCTTACTGTGCCTCTTGACAACTCatttttaggggttttattTCTTCAATGGACAACTTTCTGAACTGCTTTACTTCATGTGTACCCAAGACATTAGATATTGAAAGCAGTGGGTGTAGCCAAGCTGTTATTACATTTTTGTGGGATATTTACCCATATAAGAGTAAGCACCAGGATTATTTTAATCTGTGGAAGAACAAATGTATTTCAGCAATCATTTTGATAAGAGACTGTAAGAATATCATATAGGACTTAACTCTTATGTAGAGCTTTAAGAAAACTGCTGCAGTCCCTGTACGGGGTTTACATTGCTGCTTGTTTCCTTGAGAGTACTTCAGCTCTTTCTCCAAAATACATTGTgttaaaaagtttaaaagacAGATCTAAATTTTAAGTGCTGAATGTAAAACTTTCATTTCCACCTCCGTAAGTTACCaaataatggaaaaaacccacatttcCTGCAGCAATGCTGATAGTTAAGTTGTATGttatgtgaaataaaaaaactaTTAAAATCTACTGTATGTTGTGTAAGCAAAGAACTTTCAGAACTGATTACTgattttctctttggttttaCAGGTATTATGGCAACTTGACATATTTCGACGAAGTTTAAGAGGTTTAACTGGACACGTGTGTCAAGGAGATGCCTGCATATTTTGCGCTTTAAAGGTAGAttaaaaattctggaaaaatcGTATTTCACAATGAGGGAAAaccaaattaaattatttttttggaAGTGTGTGTCTGTATCATACCTATCCCTGGGTGACCAAGTAATTCTTTTTGTAAAGAAGCAATTTAGATTTAAGGACATGTTTAACAAATGTTTgttagagaaatattttcttgtatGTAAAGAAATTTTGCAGGGTTCTGGAGTTGGTTAGAATGGCAtaagttatttttttaacaatgtATTTGTGATATTTAACTCAATGGCCTATGTACTCGCCTCAAAAAAGAATGCTTAAATTATTTGGAAGGGTCTGTCCCCTGCTGTTCTGTACACtactggttttgctttcttgtCTCTTTAAGACACTGATTGAGTAATTCTGTTTGTTCTGTGTTCAAAATCTTGGACATGTTAATTTCCATGCAATATATACACTGGATGAGGATAAACAGTGACTTGTTTGTGACTTGAGTGGATTTTTTGGTTGGCTTGGGGTTCTTTTTATGCTCTTAGGCTATTGTAACCCTTCTTATATGTTTAACAATGAAGGATATTTTATCTCTGTCAGCTTCTCCTATGAACTAAAAGCATAGCCAGTAAATTCTGGAACTTGGACTGTGCAGGCCACTAAACTGAGCATACCTGTCTGCACACCTCCTTATCTGTactgcttgtattttttttttttttttagctggaCATATAAAACTATGTTGCATAACAAAAAATGACCTGGCAGCCAAAATAAGGAGTGATAAATGCTTTGAAAGCAGATCTGCTAAAAGCTTCATTTTGAATGTTTGCATGGAGATAGTAATGGCTGTAATATTTGTCAGTAGTCCctgctttttgttttgagaGGAAAGATTAAATACTTGAGAGACACCCTGGAAGGCATCATGGTTAAAACAATACTTTTTGTTAGCAGTGAAACTTGGCTTCTCTGTTTTATCTTTGCCTTCTATCCAACAGATTTTAACCATAGGAAGCCAATGTGAAGAATGCCTATCCTTATTTATGTTTTACATGGCTTCTCCTGACTTGCTTTGTCATTAGTCTCTTAGGTTCTCTCTAAAGTTTGACTTAGAGTTCTTGACTGGGGAAGACACCTTTAAATATCTGCAAATCTGTAATTCGTTTAATAGCTTTTACCTTTCAGTTCTTTCAGAATCAACCTCCTTTACTTGCTAAATGATGAGCTCACTTGGATGGATATCCCTGCCAAAAAGAAAAGTAGCAGCCAACTCTCTCTTCTGGGAAATGAATTAAAAACCAAGTGCAATTTATTATCATGTCCCAGAACTGCAGATATTGACCTTTTCTCTTGTGTTGTGTGCACTGGTTCAGCACTGAGCTAATTTCATAGCAAGGATTATTGGCATTCTATCTAATTTATGGGAGGTTCATAACTTTAATAAAGATATAGTCCCCTCCTAAGCAGTAAATATCACATTATTTAGTGAATCATGAGTGGTATTACATTATGTCCTAAGAAATATACTCTGTCTGTAGACATGAGATACATCTGGATGAACGGCTATTCCAGGGGCCAAATTAAAAAAGCTGTATAATTACAGAACAGGGCTTGTGATGCCTCTGGGAGCTCAAGTCAATCACTTTTAGCTTTGTATTTGTATGTTGTTGTTCTACAGGTTCAGTGTTTAGTTTGGTACCATAACTTCTTATAGAGGAATCAGCAGAATACAAATGTAGTAGCttgaaaacagtaattttgaaatttataaGCATTGTGTTTATAAACATTTCACATGTTTATGCAAGAACTGATGCATTTGTGCAGAAGCACAGTGTCTAGCCAAGTGGTTAATGAAGCTAAGTAAGCTCTGCATTTGCTCCTAGGCCATCTTTTCCCAGTTCCAGCACAGCCGAGAGAAAGCCCTCCCGTCGGACAACATGAGACACGCCCTCGCCGAGAGCTTCAAGGATGAGCAGCGCTTCCAGCTGGGCTTCATGGATGATGCAGCAGAATGCTTTGTAAGTGTCTTCATGAGGGTTGAGTTGACTTCTAGCAGAGTTAGTTTAGGGGTTTTGTTAGCTCCAGGCTCGTGGGTAGGATTTAAATAACATAATCCTGCTGAGCTTCTTTATGCCTGTTTAGGGCAACAGACACATGGAGTAACAGTGTCAGGTAAGGAAGATGGAGTACTCGATGGAGTATTCTTGCATTTGTTCCATACTTTGCTCCCTTAACTTCATAGCTGATGATGAACTCTGAGTCATtctccaaaatattttgatggAGAGAAAAGTTGTCTTCTCAGGAGAAGCACCTATGGATTTGAATATATTGTCTGTTCCTTGAAGTATTGGGTCACCAGCTATTGAAATACAACTGGCCAGCGCATTGCTGAATTCTGCTGCAGAAGAGATTTCCATTGTCTTACCCAAGAGTGAAAAAATACTGCAAGATTTTCCTGTAGTTACTTTCTGCTTCAGTGCAGTGTCTTACTGAAAAACACAAGCCACTGCTGTGACCCTTAAAGGTGACTCCAGATGTCACAGAAGTCTGCTAAAGAAAACTTCCTAAAAGCtcctgtgttagacagtgaaaATGTTCACCATGAAACACCTGCAGTATTAACATTCAGACATGGATTTGAGGGGCAGGAAATATGGTTGCCGCTTCAGTTACTTTTAGCTTTGGACATCCTTTGGGAGTATCCACAAATTAATTCCTACCTGCTAGAGGTTTCTTCACATATGTAGGAAAATCCAGTGCAAAACTCCTGAAAGAGGCTATTTGGGATCTTGCAGTCATGAAAGAGAGCCTCTTATTACTGTTCCATCTACTCAAAATGCATTTGGACTCCTGAACGAATCATCTATCTGATCTACCTGAATAGATTCACTTCTTTCCTTTACCTTTGATGTTTttgacaaaaggaaaaaatggccTTGCTAATTCAGAGGACAAGCTCATTGCAGCCACAGCATTTTGGAGCCAAGGGGCATAGTTGGAGTACTACATTGTAATGTTCATCGTGTGTTCTAACTTCATCAGTTCAGTTtacatttatattattatttctttttaggaaAATATCCTTGAGAGGATTCATTTCCACTTAGTGCCAAACAGTGAAACAGATATGTGCACTTCGAAGTCCTGCATTTCTCACCAGAAGTTTGCTATGACCCTGTATGAGCAGGTCAGGCCTTCATTTGATTGGTTTAACAAATaccttgttttctctttccttagtaaattaaagcaaaagttgtttttgttttttttttagtgtgtgTGTCGCAGTTGTGGAGCATCATCAGATCCATTGCCTTTTACGGAATTTGTGCGTTACATTTCCACCACAGCCCTGTGgtaagaaatgtattttattcttGTTACTCATTTTTCTATATGCACCCTTCTAATAATATGCAAAAGCATGCCCAACTTTTAAGTGTTAAAAATTAATATGGATTTTCTTGGTTGCAATGTGCTTTTGAAATACTGTTCAAAAACAGCATTTGGATTTCAAATCAAGATGTAGAGAGGGCTTGacaaaaaaatttgcatttctaCTGTTTTACTGCTGTGTGTCTTCTTTTTAGTTATACAATACAATTAATTAAAATCTGTTACTCTTTAGAAGGGAGATCCATAGgtatgtaatttattttttgcagtAATGAAGTAGAAAAAATGATGGAGAGGCATGAACGTCTCAAGCCAGAAATGTTTGCGGAATTGCTGCAGGCAGCAAATACTGCTGATGACTACAGAAAGTGTCCTGTAAGTAAACAAAAATGTTTCATGACTTGGGGATACAAGGGAGAACGTTTTGGGATGTTAAATCAGGCCAGAAGTATTCCTCTACAAGCAGGGTGGAGTTGCTGCTTCAGAGCAGTCAACTTAGGGCAAAGAAAGCTCTTACACTTATGTTTTATTGTTCCAGTTATAGAGATTTGTTTTGAGGTATTGATTAAATATAGAAGGTAAGCTGTAGTCTTCATCAAAGTATTTTTATGATGAAGAATGTTATCCTTTAATTGTTGGGAACAAACACCATAACTAAATTTTGGGATTAAAGACATTGCAGAGTTGTTTCTTTGAACTAATTCTTGTGTTGTGACTCACCTTTGGgcacttttgttttccttcccatcatggtttttgtttccttttttctagaGTAATTGTggtcaaaaaataaaaattcgTCGTGTTCTTATGAATTGTCCTGAGATTGTCACCATCGGTTTGGTCTGGGATTCAGAACACTCCGACCTGACAGAAGAGGTTATGCGGAATCTGGCAACACAACTTTATCTTCCAGGGGTATCTGACCTAAAACTTACTCTTTGCTTTTTCTAgaatttcattttactttttattttatgtatacgtgaatatataaaaaatagagATATTCATATGTACTTTTTATAAGTGCGACTTAACTTGACATAAAGTAGATATAAATACATGAAGTTTATATCTACTTTTACAGTTCTTTATAGTGTGCTGCTTGATGTAGTTTCTGTGAGAGGAAAAGGTCCTGTTGGAAGTGTTTTGTCCCTAAGTACAATGATTAATCAGGAGACTTCCTCATTGAAAATCTAGGAATATCAGTTTGAAATTTGTGGAATTATTCCAGAGCATTAATACTTTACTctttcaaacacaaaaaaccccaaaaaagtcAAAGTAGACATAGTAAGTGCAAAAATGAGTATTTATGCTCAGGAAAAATTGTATAATACAACAGGACATTAAGTAACAGTTGCCTTGGTGAAATGCTAGCAGTAGGTCAGGAAACTGAGGCTGTGTTTTGCACATGTTTTAAAATACGTAATCATTTTTACAGCTGTTTTATAGGGTTACAGATGAAAATGCCAAAAACAGTGAGCTCTTCCTGGTGGGAATGATTTGCTACACGAGCCGACATTACTGTGCCTTTGCCTTTCACACCAAGAGCTGCAAATGGGTGCTGTTTGATGATGCTAATGTCAAAGAGGTAACATGATCTGATTTTTAGCCCTTACAGTGCTAGTTCTGTCTTTTTGTTGCCATTTATGCAACCCATTGTGCTAAAATGTTGTATCTTCATGTACATTTGGAATTAGGCAGTTGGTGTCTCTTGCTTAGTGAATTACTCTTTCCATATTTGGGTTCAGCACTGTTGATaaagttttgggattttgtttttttgttttttcttagaTTGGAACAAAATGGAAAGATGTGGTGTCCAGGTGCATTCGGTGTCACTTCCAACCATTGCTGCTATTTTATGCTAACCCAGATGGCACAGCTGTGTCTCCAGAAGATGCACCAAAGCAGATTATTCACTGGTCTCAATgcaaagcagcaggaggaaatggGGAAGACCTGGGTAATTAGatatatggggttttttaataacaGTATCATTTGTATTTCTGAAATGGGCACTATAACGGAGAAAAAATGGATTGGCCGCTTTGTTCTGAAATACTGTTATCAATAATTATCCAAAGAGTCTCAAAAGAAAAGAGATTAGTGTGTATACTTAGTATTAGACCTGTTAATAAGGGGATACAAATTGAGACTAATGGGTAATGGGAAAAAGAATCCAGTCTTTTGGTTCTGTAATTTGTACTGCTGTCTCAGGTTGGcttttttaatttcatgctAAGCAGAACTTACAAGGAActtaaataaaaggaaaattgctTTTGACATGTTATTCTTCACAACATGTGCAGCAATAGAACATAGATTACTTCAGGCAGCAAAGAATTGAGGACCCTGTTTCACTGCAGGCTACTACTATAAATATGGCAGTATATAAAATATTAGAGAACCTTAATGCCTAGTCTATTGAAATGTAGTGTGGTTTTTGGTGATGTTTCTCTTCTGGCTTTTTAATCCAGAATGAAAAAGctgtctctttttaaaattttacatagtagaaatttaaattaggaagctttttatttctaaagaaaaatatgttgttTCATAGGATTTGAAAAGCATTTGGCTGCTAAATCAGACCATGTGAAAGAGAATGGAATTGGAGATTCCACTAGTCAAAGGAGTAATAAAAAACTTCAGCCAGATAATCCAGCATTCACTAGAAGCCATATTCAAGCAAGTGGTGGTAGAGGTCCAGGTGAGTATTCCCTACTACCACCCCCAAAAAGCCAAACCAGATGTGTTTTATATGAAACATTTCAGCTGATAGCATTTCAGGGGGGTTCTAACCTCGGGACTAGAACTATTTCTAAGGGAAAAAATTCCATCACTGACTCAGTTGTTATTCAAAGATTTTCTCAATGTTTAAGTAATATCTGAATATCTGCCATGGAATGTTAACTTTTCCAGAGAGGGCTGTAAATGCAGAATATTTATTACCTTTGTTATGCTTTAACTTCAGTGGCTCTTGAGGCCTTGTTCCATTTCTCAAACACTATCGAGCTTTCCAGTGATGTTGCTGATTAAAAGGCACATCAGTGACCTGAGGCTGAGGTGTGGCTCTGTTGGTCACTGGCTACTTGAGTACACTTTTCCCCAGGAATACTCTGATATCAGCATGATTTCTAGTCCTGGATGTAAATGGACTTGATCTTATGGTTGGAAAGAAATCACACACTCCTAATCTGTGTCAAACAATTCATTAGTCAGTTTATGTAGTCCTAACACTAAAACCTAAATCTTACTCCATAAGTATGTTTATGTGTTTTGGTGGTGAATGACTTTTGAGCAAGGATGTTTGACAAGAAGTATTTTTTGCAGCCAAGTTAGGATACAGTGAGCAGAAGGACAGGCTGAAGGATTTATCCAGAGAGTGTGCCCAGAAAGCTGCTGACATGAAAAACTTGACATCTGTACGGAAAGATGCAGACAGAGGACTAAGGAAAGAGTCTGGGAGACAAAGaggtacattttaaaaatataaccAGAGAACCAATGGATTAACTAACTTTTAGCATCAATGCTGCttgtgcagatttttttctccttttaagaGACCATACTGTAAGATCACACTTTCCCAGTTTTCAGTATGCTAAAACACATACTGGATTTGTAGAGACACTGTAAGAACATTAAACAATATCAGTTAAATGACTTCTTcctccctggaagtgttcaaggccaggttggatggggctatggtagaaggtgtccctgcctgtggcaagGCAGCGGGAAATTTGATGAACATTGAAGTCCATTCCAACACAAATCATTCTATGAAACATGAATGAGAACTGTAATGgaagttttttccttttgttcttgtCAGACTTGGTTGGGGAAGAGCGttccagtgccaagtcagggTCTCCTCCAGTCGGCAATGGACTGAGGCACTGTGCGGATCAGCGCATCTACGGCAGCCAGGGAAGGGGCCCCTACAGGCACGAGAGCCAAGCACCTCAGCAGGCAAAGCTTTCTGCACATGGGCTTGGATCAAACAAACCAGAACCTTCTCCTGCAGGGGACAAAGCAGTGACAAGGATTCGGAGCGATGGCGTCACTGGCTACGACACGGACACCAGCCAGGACTCCAGGGACAAAGGAAGTATGAGGAGCAGGAGTAAAGGTTGGAAACCAATGAGAGAGACACTGAATGTAGACAGCATTTTCAGTGACACTGAGaagaagcagcacagcccaaagcACAAAGCAAACCTGAGCAGTAAATCTAAGCATGAAAAGGAGCGGGGCTTTAACCACTGGCCCAAGGAGAACCAAATGCAGAAGGGTTTAATGACTATCTATGAAGATGAGACAAAACAGGATACAGGAAGTCGAAGTTCACTGGATtctgagggaaaagggaatgcTGAAAAAAGCAAGGGatttacagagagaaaaatccatGGTGATAACTGGCAAATTCAGAGGACAGAATCTGGGTATGAAAGCAGTGACCATATCAGCAACGGCTCTGCAAATCCAGACTCCCCTGTTATTGAAGGAATCAATACAGCAGATGCCAAGAATGTGAAGGAAAGTGCTTCCTGCAGGTAATGCTAGTTCTCTTAGAGCTTGCATAGGTTGCATTTACGGAAAAATAACCTGTTCTAACGTTTGTGTGTTcttcaaaaccaaaaccatccAGGAAAACATGCATTGAAACTTGCTTGATGTCAGGTATGTGGAAAGCTAAAGTGTATCTAGAAATAAGGGTGTGGGCAATTAAAAGTTCAATCTACCTTCACTCTGGTTCTCTTTGGGAGGCACTGAGCCAGTTACTGAGGCACTGAGCCAGAACTGCTAAGCCCTGCTGAGGGGCAGGGTGTGTTCATTTGTAGTAATTGCTACACTCCTTTACTTACAAGATTTTAGACTGTGTAACTTTCCATCCGCTGTGGAATAATAGTGTCCCTTTTAATCACACCTGTAACATTGGTTCAGGCCCTGACAAGGAGATGGGAGTGGCagcaggtgaattttgggtgctGTTACCAGTCATAGTgcagaaattcagttttctaGATCACATCAGATATGTATTGAACACTTGGTAATTGATTGACCTGTCTGAAATAAATCTTTGCTGAAAAGTATAAAGTTATTAAactggttggacttgatgatctgaAGAGGTCCATTCCAACTTAAATTTATGTGATGATTGAAATAGGAAGTTATAATCCTTCCACATGCAGTTTTCAGTATCGTGTATCTCAAACTGTGTGTAGAATGCAGATCCTTCTATAACCCATTCTTCTATCAAATCTAATTTGCATACATTAAATGGAAGAGCACAGTTGGGAGCCCAAGCCCAACTCTCTTTGATAGATCTGATTTGCTAGATCCAAGGAAATTTTCAAATGTATATTTTCATGGCAACTTATTTcactggaaaagagaaaggccAAGGCCCTTTCATATGCTGCTATTTGCCATTCTCCCCTTTGTGCCTCCCACCAAATTGTACAAAATTCCACTATGCAAAAACCTGATGGGCTTTCATTAGTTAATGACATAATTACGTGTAAAGCTGCTCCAACTCAtggttgtattttcagtgtttgaTGGTTGCCTCAAACAGTGATTTTGGACAGTCGAAACTCTCATTTTAAGCATGCCCAAGAGACAATGGGGCACCCAAATGTATCATTTTGTGAGAGAGAATATGATAAATTTCTAACAGTGTAGTTCTTTAAGAAGCTGCTGACATTGTTGTTTCAACAACAAtgtcaaagaaagaaagaatcatACTTTATCAAAATACAACTGACTTCCTGGGACTTCCACACATGCTTTATATGACTGGTAATTTCAACTGGCTGGCAATACCTACTAGTTCCCTGCTAACCTTTCAGACTCTGTCTcataaatccccaaaaatacaaataaatgaCTTGAAAGTCCTTTTAGAAAGTGGAAATATTACTGTTTTTCATTCCTCATAtttctttcagtatttttcttggttttgtgtccttttattaaaagttttttttttttaattgaacttTT is a window encoding:
- the USP53 gene encoding inactive ubiquitin carboxyl-terminal hydrolase 53, producing MAWVKFLRKPGGNLGKVYQPGSILSLAPTKGLLNEPGQNSCFLNSAVQVLWQLDIFRRSLRGLTGHVCQGDACIFCALKAIFSQFQHSREKALPSDNMRHALAESFKDEQRFQLGFMDDAAECFENILERIHFHLVPNSETDMCTSKSCISHQKFAMTLYEQCVCRSCGASSDPLPFTEFVRYISTTALCNEVEKMMERHERLKPEMFAELLQAANTADDYRKCPSNCGQKIKIRRVLMNCPEIVTIGLVWDSEHSDLTEEVMRNLATQLYLPGLFYRVTDENAKNSELFLVGMICYTSRHYCAFAFHTKSCKWVLFDDANVKEIGTKWKDVVSRCIRCHFQPLLLFYANPDGTAVSPEDAPKQIIHWSQCKAAGGNGEDLGFEKHLAAKSDHVKENGIGDSTSQRSNKKLQPDNPAFTRSHIQASGGRGPAKLGYSEQKDRLKDLSRECAQKAADMKNLTSVRKDADRGLRKESGRQRDLVGEERSSAKSGSPPVGNGLRHCADQRIYGSQGRGPYRHESQAPQQAKLSAHGLGSNKPEPSPAGDKAVTRIRSDGVTGYDTDTSQDSRDKGSMRSRSKGWKPMRETLNVDSIFSDTEKKQHSPKHKANLSSKSKHEKERGFNHWPKENQMQKGLMTIYEDETKQDTGSRSSLDSEGKGNAEKSKGFTERKIHGDNWQIQRTESGYESSDHISNGSANPDSPVIEGINTADAKNVKESASCSEQSLPTKKADSVVHSVPQQNRSFHAPDLRKDQINSEVNYRPHPHVGFPTELHVQVPSPPVKRVEMPETNRKFFPSSALQPAVKEIVKSDSRNKASEPSPCEWLHAERFEKLNVPVFCADSVPHPFPDNACGRKPIHSDFPPPAQPQSHHPRSLSHHTLGPKAGLVPCVPQGLQEIPAVPPVPPSEHMGHLLRRADPLWVPEAVYQNVPPPLPPKKYALSTLAGSENNLLAEVKSTEALRNSPLRQTGAPSKSAAEASAVPAEQRLKEPFPGNEVFVHKPDSPPRLSVNEFWTVSENMLKKGSRHTGPSPAYADGSDNVSLTTYFSVDSCMTDTYRLKYHQRPKLYFTESGSFHKEKHSPAAAVDLNATYPATLEPRHPTPEQRYKANAEGIHCSQ